From the genome of Lentilactobacillus buchneri, one region includes:
- a CDS encoding LysR family transcriptional regulator, whose translation MKTTQENIFASKTLSYFLQLSETMNYTQAAQILGITQPALTQQIKKLEKTMGTELFYSVGKKLRLTDAGVIMLKTTRQIYDLLNDANDQIQQATSSTTGQINLGILASVETKVFEDFALALYQENPDLEVNFHMLTRKEIWESLENNRIDLAIMYLPDESIKNWKPYSSKKIISDDLLFIHHNPSLAKRKRVHLKDVNDRPWVMYPQDYYLNQTLRESFKNQMVDWPKVAARYTMPEQILKFAINSHTNTALPKSYMLNIDLKKLTDDDIWVTELDPKVKFDLNFVYRNRKNEIPRIERFLQKFDEFLAKEDYLARLGK comes from the coding sequence ATGAAAACCACTCAGGAAAATATTTTTGCATCAAAGACTTTATCGTATTTTCTCCAGTTGTCAGAAACGATGAACTACACACAAGCTGCCCAGATCTTGGGAATTACGCAACCAGCGCTGACCCAACAAATCAAGAAGCTTGAAAAGACAATGGGAACTGAATTATTCTACTCGGTTGGCAAGAAATTAAGGCTGACCGATGCAGGTGTGATCATGTTGAAGACAACCCGGCAGATATACGATCTGTTAAATGATGCCAACGACCAGATTCAACAAGCTACCAGCTCAACGACTGGTCAAATTAATCTGGGAATCCTCGCTTCCGTTGAAACCAAAGTCTTTGAAGATTTTGCCCTGGCACTTTACCAGGAAAATCCGGATTTGGAAGTCAATTTCCACATGCTGACCAGAAAAGAGATTTGGGAAAGCTTGGAGAACAACCGAATCGATTTGGCAATCATGTACCTGCCGGATGAATCGATTAAGAACTGGAAGCCATACAGCTCCAAGAAGATTATCTCGGATGACTTATTGTTTATCCACCACAACCCAAGTTTGGCCAAACGTAAACGGGTCCACTTGAAAGATGTCAACGACAGGCCATGGGTGATGTATCCACAAGATTATTATCTCAACCAAACTTTGCGGGAATCCTTTAAGAACCAAATGGTGGACTGGCCAAAGGTAGCGGCACGATATACCATGCCCGAGCAGATTTTGAAGTTCGCCATTAATTCCCACACCAACACGGCATTACCAAAGTCATATATGCTCAATATCGACCTTAAGAAGTTGACTGACGATGACATTTGGGTCACTGAATTGGATCCTAAAGTCAAGTTTGATCTGAATTTCGTCTACCGGAACCGCAAGAACGAAATCCCGCGGATTGAACGTTTCTTACAGAAGTTCGATGAGTTCCTTGCTAAAGAAGATTATTTAGCCCGTTTAGGGAAATAA
- the parC gene encoding DNA topoisomerase IV subunit A, whose amino-acid sequence MSKIESLTLEDVMGERFSRYSKSIIQERALPDIRDGLKPVQRRILYAMNKDGNTYDKPFRKSAKSVGNVMGNFHPHGDSSIYEALNRMSQDWKVREPLIEMHGNNGSMDGDPPAAMRYTEARLSKIASEMLRDIEKDTVDWVLNFDDTEYEPTVLPSRFPNLLVNGSTGISAGYATDIPPHNLGEVIDAILYLQKHPDATLDDLMQFVKGPDFPTGAIVQGIDGIKKAYETGHGKIIVRSKTSIEPLKGNKSQIVITEIPYEVNKAQLVKRIDEIRLNKKIEGISEVRDQSDRNGLSIVVELKRDVDSKGILNYLFKNTDLQVSYNFNMVAISHMRPERLSLKKILVAYLEFQQEVIEKRTKYNLKKAQDRQHIVEGLIHALSILDKVIKTIRASKNRKDARDNLVKTYDFSEKQADAIVALQLYRLTNTDVTELENEHQHLADEITKDNKILNSPKELNRVLANELRALAKTYRSARRTEIQAEVSDIKINTDVLIPDEDVIVMVSHDGYIKRSSIRSYKASTTDTGLKDEDYPIFMAELNARDHLFMFTNKGNLIYRPVFELADVKWKDTGEHISQTIGLDADEEIIGTYAFDSLKQPGTFLIATDQGHVKQTGFADMKPGRTYKSHAYTYEKLKTADERVVAIHYLKTPATAGQMLLISNNGLALRYGIDEVPVNGARTTGVKSMGLRGVDKVTNLQLVSEDDVLAIVTQRGSFKKLAVKEIPATSRARKGVMILRELKNNPHRIVDFCRIESEDQPLEVRTDHRRVHDILPADYSLGGRYSNGSFVIDVDSEGTPVSIRPKFVGLSID is encoded by the coding sequence ATGAGTAAAATTGAAAGTTTGACCCTCGAAGATGTCATGGGCGAACGGTTCAGCAGATATTCCAAATCAATCATTCAGGAACGGGCCTTGCCTGACATTCGGGATGGTTTAAAGCCGGTTCAACGACGAATCCTTTATGCCATGAACAAAGACGGCAATACGTACGACAAACCGTTTCGTAAATCAGCAAAATCCGTGGGAAATGTCATGGGTAATTTTCATCCCCATGGCGACAGTTCGATTTATGAAGCATTGAATCGAATGAGCCAAGACTGGAAGGTTCGCGAGCCGCTGATTGAAATGCACGGCAACAATGGTTCAATGGACGGTGATCCGCCTGCCGCAATGCGGTATACCGAAGCGCGTTTGAGCAAAATCGCCAGCGAAATGCTGCGGGATATCGAAAAGGACACGGTCGACTGGGTCCTCAATTTTGATGACACCGAGTACGAACCAACTGTTTTGCCATCCCGATTCCCCAATTTGCTTGTGAACGGTTCTACTGGAATTTCTGCCGGCTATGCGACCGATATTCCACCGCATAACCTCGGAGAAGTGATTGACGCGATTCTTTACCTGCAGAAGCACCCGGATGCAACTCTGGATGATTTGATGCAGTTTGTGAAGGGACCCGATTTCCCAACTGGCGCAATTGTTCAAGGAATTGACGGCATCAAAAAAGCATACGAAACCGGTCACGGCAAGATTATCGTCCGCTCGAAGACTTCCATTGAGCCACTGAAAGGCAACAAATCACAAATTGTCATCACAGAAATTCCTTACGAGGTTAATAAGGCCCAACTAGTCAAACGGATTGATGAAATTCGCTTGAACAAGAAGATCGAAGGCATTTCGGAGGTTCGTGATCAAAGTGATCGTAACGGACTCAGCATTGTTGTCGAATTAAAGCGTGATGTTGACTCAAAAGGAATTTTGAACTACCTGTTCAAGAATACCGACTTGCAGGTTTCCTACAATTTCAATATGGTTGCCATTTCCCATATGCGGCCGGAACGTTTGTCACTGAAAAAGATCTTGGTGGCCTATCTCGAATTCCAACAAGAAGTCATTGAGAAGCGGACCAAATACAATTTAAAGAAGGCTCAGGACCGTCAGCATATCGTTGAGGGATTGATTCATGCCTTATCAATTTTGGACAAGGTCATCAAAACCATCCGAGCAAGTAAGAACCGTAAAGATGCCCGTGACAATCTGGTCAAAACCTACGATTTTTCAGAAAAACAGGCTGATGCCATCGTCGCTTTGCAGCTGTATCGTTTGACCAATACTGACGTGACAGAGTTGGAGAACGAACACCAGCACCTGGCCGACGAAATTACCAAAGACAACAAAATTTTGAATAGTCCAAAAGAACTCAATCGGGTTTTGGCCAACGAGTTACGCGCATTGGCGAAAACTTATCGCAGCGCTCGGAGAACCGAGATTCAAGCTGAGGTTTCAGATATCAAGATTAATACAGATGTCTTGATCCCTGACGAGGATGTGATCGTGATGGTCAGCCATGACGGCTACATCAAGCGAAGCAGCATTCGGTCATATAAAGCTTCGACAACCGACACTGGTTTAAAAGATGAAGATTATCCAATCTTTATGGCCGAATTAAATGCCCGCGATCATCTGTTTATGTTCACCAATAAAGGTAATCTGATCTATCGGCCAGTCTTTGAATTGGCAGATGTGAAGTGGAAGGATACCGGTGAGCATATTTCTCAGACCATCGGGTTGGATGCTGACGAGGAAATCATTGGCACCTATGCTTTTGATTCACTCAAGCAACCAGGAACCTTCTTGATTGCAACTGACCAAGGGCATGTCAAACAAACTGGTTTTGCGGATATGAAGCCGGGACGGACCTACAAGAGCCATGCCTACACCTATGAGAAGCTCAAAACTGCTGATGAGCGGGTAGTGGCCATTCATTATTTGAAGACGCCCGCAACTGCTGGACAAATGCTTCTTATCTCTAATAATGGCTTAGCCTTACGCTATGGGATCGATGAGGTACCGGTTAATGGCGCCAGAACTACCGGCGTAAAATCCATGGGGCTTCGAGGTGTTGATAAAGTCACCAACCTCCAACTGGTCTCTGAAGACGATGTCTTGGCAATTGTGACCCAACGTGGGTCTTTCAAGAAATTAGCTGTTAAAGAAATTCCTGCCACTTCAAGGGCTCGAAAGGGCGTTATGATCCTGCGGGAACTTAAAAATAATCCGCACAGAATTGTGGACTTTTGTCGAATCGAAAGCGAAGACCAGCCGCTTGAAGTGCGGACCGATCATCGCCGGGTTCACGATATTTTACCAGCAGATTATTCATTGGGTGGGCGTTATTCCAACGGCTCATTTGTAATTGATGTTGACAGTGAAGGCACCCCGGTTTCAATCAGACCAAAGTTTGTCGGCTTATCAATTGATTAA
- the msrB gene encoding peptide-methionine (R)-S-oxide reductase MsrB → MDKQELKNKLTPEQYDVTQNKGTEAPFSGQYDDFYQAGIYVDVVSGEPLFSSTDKYDAGCGWPSFTKPIDPANIDKHLDTSFGMIREEVKSKQAGSHLGHVFPDGPKDAGGHRFCINSAALKFIPVAELDAKGYSKYKQLFE, encoded by the coding sequence ATGGACAAGCAGGAACTCAAAAACAAACTAACCCCGGAACAATACGATGTTACCCAAAACAAAGGGACTGAGGCGCCATTTAGCGGTCAGTATGATGACTTTTACCAAGCCGGTATTTACGTGGATGTCGTGAGCGGAGAACCGCTGTTCTCATCGACCGATAAATATGATGCCGGCTGTGGTTGGCCATCATTTACGAAACCGATTGACCCAGCCAATATTGATAAGCACTTGGACACTTCTTTTGGCATGATTCGCGAAGAAGTCAAAAGTAAGCAGGCGGGTTCACATCTTGGGCACGTGTTCCCAGACGGTCCCAAAGATGCTGGTGGTCACCGATTTTGCATTAATTCAGCAGCCTTAAAATTTATTCCGGTTGCCGAATTGGACGCAAAGGGATACAGTAAATACAAACAATTATTTGAATAA
- the xerS gene encoding tyrosine recombinase XerS encodes MKSSQYIQHNQQLVQTLPTYINEYYLDKSTVPLSPATLYQYLNEFYRFFTWMIDVGITDVKTVKEIPLSALEHFKKQDMELYKSYLLNRGKQTASHPQAPISHRTVNRSLNALSALFRYLSEENETADGEPYFYRNVMKKIALVPDSETYQTRANNIKDQLMLGDADVKYIEFIQNDYPKTLTNKRTLSLYQRDRERDVAINALMLGTGIRVSELTNANVSDLNLSKAAIVVRRKGGKYDSVPIASWVLPYLATYLNVRKQRYLATKTTPALFLTKGASQPRRISTATVELLVAKYSQVFNHVRITPHKLRHTLASKLYLETNNEHLVATQLGQSSTNATGLYTHIIDTKQRQALDKLHRDKQRH; translated from the coding sequence ATGAAATCATCTCAATATATTCAACACAATCAACAGCTGGTTCAAACCCTGCCAACTTATATTAATGAATATTATCTTGACAAATCAACGGTTCCATTATCCCCCGCCACGCTATATCAGTATCTAAATGAGTTTTACCGCTTCTTCACTTGGATGATCGACGTTGGGATTACTGACGTGAAAACTGTCAAAGAAATTCCACTCTCCGCGCTGGAACACTTCAAAAAACAGGATATGGAACTGTATAAGTCTTACCTGCTGAACCGTGGCAAGCAAACGGCTTCCCATCCGCAAGCACCAATTTCTCATCGGACAGTCAATCGTTCCCTGAACGCGCTCTCAGCCTTATTCCGATACTTATCGGAGGAAAATGAAACTGCCGATGGTGAGCCTTATTTTTACCGGAATGTGATGAAGAAAATTGCCTTGGTTCCCGACAGCGAAACCTATCAAACCCGTGCCAACAACATTAAGGATCAACTCATGTTGGGTGACGCGGATGTGAAATACATTGAATTCATCCAGAATGACTATCCCAAGACACTGACCAATAAACGAACGCTGTCATTATATCAACGCGATCGTGAACGTGACGTGGCAATCAATGCGCTGATGCTTGGCACTGGCATTCGGGTGTCCGAGCTGACCAATGCAAATGTCTCTGATTTAAATTTGAGCAAAGCGGCAATTGTCGTCCGGCGAAAAGGCGGCAAGTACGATTCCGTGCCCATTGCCAGCTGGGTGCTTCCCTATCTGGCAACCTATTTAAACGTCCGTAAGCAACGGTATTTGGCCACCAAGACTACCCCTGCCCTCTTTTTGACGAAAGGGGCAAGCCAACCCAGAAGAATTTCCACCGCGACTGTTGAACTATTGGTGGCGAAATACTCCCAAGTTTTCAACCACGTGCGGATTACACCCCACAAGTTACGGCATACATTGGCTTCGAAGCTCTATTTGGAAACCAACAATGAGCACTTGGTGGCCACTCAGCTTGGCCAGAGTTCAACCAATGCGACTGGCTTATACACGCACATCATTGACACCAAGCAACGCCAAGCCCTTGATAAACTTCATCGTGACAAACAGCGTCACTAA
- the msrA gene encoding peptide-methionine (S)-S-oxide reductase MsrA, producing the protein MEDTAIFAGGCFWCMVKPFDTIPGINKVVSGYTGGHVPNPTYEQVASHTTGHTEAVKIFFDPEVISYDKLVEIYWHQTDPTDAMGQFQDRGDNYRPVIYVKDEQQRKIAEASKKALAESEQFDSPIVTQIEDAKPFYPAEEEHQEFYKKNPLRYQMEEMGGRENFIKKNWQKN; encoded by the coding sequence ATGGAAGATACAGCAATTTTTGCAGGTGGATGTTTCTGGTGCATGGTCAAGCCATTTGACACTATTCCCGGTATTAACAAGGTCGTTTCCGGCTATACTGGCGGCCATGTTCCCAACCCAACTTATGAACAAGTTGCCAGCCACACCACTGGCCACACTGAAGCGGTCAAAATTTTCTTTGACCCTGAGGTAATCTCGTATGATAAGTTAGTGGAAATCTATTGGCATCAAACTGACCCAACGGACGCCATGGGACAATTCCAAGATCGCGGTGATAATTATCGTCCGGTAATTTACGTGAAGGATGAGCAGCAAAGAAAAATTGCCGAAGCTTCAAAGAAAGCCCTCGCCGAGAGTGAACAATTTGACAGTCCAATCGTGACCCAAATTGAGGATGCCAAACCATTCTATCCGGCAGAAGAAGAACATCAAGAATTCTACAAGAAAAATCCGCTCCGTTATCAAATGGAAGAAATGGGCGGACGCGAAAACTTTATCAAGAAGAACTGGCAGAAAAATTAG
- a CDS encoding manganese-dependent inorganic pyrophosphatase encodes MSKELVFGHQSPDTDAIVAAKAYSYLQNKLGYDTEAVALGEPNSETAFVLNYFDEPTPRIIKTAKNEVDSVMLVDHNEFQQSVSDIKDLTITHVVDHHRISNFQTDQPLYYRAEPVGCCSTIIVKMFDENKVEIPAQLAGLMLSAIISDTLLLKSPTTTEEDKIAVKTLAEIADIDYEKYGIEMLKAGTNVSAKTDQELIDSDAKSFTMGGKSVRIDQINVVEFSEIDKRKNDIENAMKAEAADKGYDLFLVLITNVLNSDSKMIVVGEPSSAVEKAFNSKLSDDTMSLPGVVSRKKQVVPPLTDALS; translated from the coding sequence ATGAGTAAAGAATTAGTTTTTGGTCATCAAAGTCCTGATACAGATGCAATCGTTGCTGCAAAAGCCTATTCATATCTGCAGAACAAATTAGGGTATGATACTGAAGCCGTTGCTTTGGGTGAACCCAATTCAGAAACCGCATTTGTGTTAAATTATTTTGACGAGCCGACTCCACGAATTATCAAAACTGCTAAAAATGAAGTTGACTCCGTCATGTTGGTTGACCACAATGAATTCCAACAAAGTGTCAGTGACATCAAAGATTTAACCATCACTCATGTGGTTGATCACCACCGAATTTCTAATTTCCAGACTGATCAGCCACTATACTACCGCGCCGAACCAGTTGGCTGCTGCAGTACGATTATCGTTAAGATGTTTGACGAAAACAAAGTTGAAATCCCTGCTCAATTAGCCGGCTTAATGCTTTCAGCAATTATTTCAGATACGTTGTTACTGAAGTCACCAACGACCACTGAAGAAGATAAAATTGCTGTCAAGACTTTAGCTGAAATTGCTGACATCGATTACGAAAAGTACGGCATCGAGATGCTTAAAGCTGGGACCAACGTTTCAGCAAAGACGGACCAAGAACTCATTGATTCTGATGCCAAGTCATTTACAATGGGCGGTAAGAGTGTTCGGATTGACCAAATCAACGTCGTTGAATTCAGCGAAATTGACAAGCGTAAAAATGACATTGAGAATGCCATGAAGGCTGAAGCTGCTGATAAGGGCTACGACTTGTTCTTAGTTCTGATTACTAACGTTTTGAACAGCGATTCAAAGATGATTGTTGTCGGCGAACCATCATCTGCAGTTGAAAAAGCATTTAACAGCAAACTCAGTGACGACACAATGTCATTACCAGGTGTTGTTTCACGTAAGAAGCAAGTTGTTCCGCCATTAACAGATGCATTAAGCTAA
- a CDS encoding LicD family protein — protein sequence MVDLKLIHQVQLGILANVAAINSKYHLEYFLTGGSAIGAVRHHGFIPWDDDIDIGLPRTDFERFLQVAPAELSHRGYFVEENRLDPQYEYDFAKVMADGTRILEHGRELTKAKNGIFIDVFPFDRMPNKRPQQEKQQAKLAMLLEEIRKRFYPDLYQQSITQSKYADYNLSELYDIRLSTMTQYNGHSELSLINMSSPYQYGKELIKPTEIHHLIPMAFENLRVPVLADYDAYLTRLYGDYMKLPPLNKRIQRHVLKVRVDNLPNEHSS from the coding sequence ATGGTTGATTTAAAATTAATTCATCAAGTTCAACTGGGTATTCTGGCAAATGTGGCAGCAATCAATTCTAAATACCATCTGGAATATTTTCTAACTGGTGGTTCAGCAATTGGTGCCGTGCGTCATCACGGCTTTATTCCATGGGACGACGATATTGATATTGGTTTGCCGCGCACTGATTTTGAAAGGTTTCTACAAGTTGCACCGGCAGAGTTGTCACATCGAGGATACTTCGTTGAAGAGAATCGCCTTGATCCACAATACGAATACGATTTCGCTAAAGTGATGGCTGATGGCACGCGGATCTTGGAACATGGCCGTGAGTTGACAAAAGCCAAGAATGGCATCTTTATTGATGTATTTCCGTTCGATCGAATGCCAAATAAACGTCCGCAACAGGAAAAACAGCAAGCAAAATTGGCAATGCTGTTAGAAGAGATTCGAAAGCGATTTTATCCTGACCTGTATCAGCAAAGTATCACACAATCTAAGTATGCGGATTATAATTTGAGTGAGCTATACGATATTCGACTCAGCACAATGACCCAATATAACGGTCACTCGGAATTATCGTTGATTAACATGTCATCACCGTATCAGTACGGAAAAGAATTAATCAAGCCGACAGAGATCCATCATTTAATCCCAATGGCCTTTGAAAATTTACGGGTGCCAGTCCTAGCAGATTATGATGCATACTTAACACGCTTGTACGGTGACTATATGAAACTGCCACCGTTAAATAAACGCATTCAGCGTCACGTTTTAAAAGTACGAGTGGATAATTTACCAAACGAACACTCAAGTTGA
- the mutY gene encoding A/G-specific adenine glycosylase yields MIKWSNKTIKAFQETLLAWYDQNKRDLPWRQDQDPYHVWVSEIMLQQTQVETVIPYYLRFMNEFPTIEDLAAAPEDKLMKAWEGLGYYSRARNLQKAAQQIVFDYQGQWPTTAKELQELSGIGPYTAGAIASIAFGQPVAAVDGNAFRVFARLLEIDDDVAKPHTRQVFEKIINPIVSKDRPGDFNQAIMDLGASYMTATNYDTSQSPVKDFNQSYLDGIEDHYPVKTKKKRPVRHDYFGVVIHSKAGYLFEKRPSHGILANFWMFPLFDRKNLTDDQLATESTLIDIIETRLKTDYQLSVALHPVSTPTVVHTFTHQQWKIKLLEGQIAEDIDLSYFPGKWIHSSEFDQMTFSKVQSKMWSAYQKAVKSTQSVEGSAVDQKTNR; encoded by the coding sequence ATGATCAAATGGTCAAATAAGACAATCAAAGCATTTCAGGAGACGCTACTAGCCTGGTATGACCAAAATAAGCGGGATTTGCCATGGCGGCAGGATCAGGATCCTTACCATGTGTGGGTGTCAGAAATTATGCTTCAGCAAACTCAGGTGGAAACAGTCATTCCGTATTATTTACGGTTTATGAACGAATTTCCAACGATTGAAGATCTGGCTGCAGCCCCGGAGGACAAGCTGATGAAAGCTTGGGAAGGACTGGGCTACTATTCTCGGGCCAGGAACCTTCAAAAGGCGGCTCAACAGATTGTTTTCGATTATCAGGGCCAATGGCCAACGACTGCAAAAGAGCTTCAGGAATTGAGCGGTATCGGGCCCTATACGGCCGGTGCCATTGCCAGTATTGCTTTTGGCCAACCAGTGGCGGCAGTGGATGGAAATGCCTTTCGCGTTTTTGCCAGGCTGTTAGAAATCGACGATGATGTTGCTAAACCACACACTCGTCAGGTATTTGAAAAAATAATCAACCCAATCGTTTCAAAGGATCGACCAGGCGACTTTAATCAAGCAATTATGGATTTGGGTGCCAGCTACATGACAGCCACCAATTATGATACCAGCCAATCACCGGTCAAGGATTTCAACCAGTCATATCTGGATGGGATTGAAGACCATTACCCAGTGAAGACCAAAAAGAAGCGGCCGGTTCGCCACGATTACTTTGGAGTGGTCATCCATTCCAAGGCGGGGTACTTATTTGAAAAACGCCCGAGTCATGGCATTCTGGCCAATTTTTGGATGTTTCCGTTATTTGACCGCAAAAATTTAACTGATGACCAACTGGCGACAGAATCAACGTTAATTGACATAATCGAAACCCGACTAAAGACCGATTACCAACTAAGTGTCGCGTTGCATCCAGTATCTACGCCAACGGTTGTTCACACCTTTACCCATCAGCAATGGAAAATTAAGTTACTGGAAGGCCAAATAGCGGAAGATATTGATTTAAGCTATTTTCCGGGTAAATGGATCCACTCCAGTGAATTTGATCAGATGACATTTTCGAAAGTTCAATCAAAAATGTGGTCTGCCTATCAGAAAGCTGTAAAATCAACTCAATCAGTTGAGGGGTCAGCTGTGGATCAAAAAACAAATCGCTGA